One genomic region from Haloterrigena gelatinilytica encodes:
- a CDS encoding helix-turn-helix domain-containing protein: MSIIAEFSVESDDLALHHALTTVPQMVVEIERVVATMEDRVMPYFWVSGGDHAAFEAAFQDDDSTTAVALIDEVDDARLYRAEWTRNVETIVYAYVELGATILQAVGRDENWELRMRFDDRDSLAKFQHYCEDNGIAFDLNRIKEQEQPMASAQYDLTTKQRETLVAALEGGYYEIPQEITMNELADQLGISQQALSKRFHAAHRNLITSTLTFTHPDDE, encoded by the coding sequence ATGAGTATCATCGCGGAGTTTTCGGTCGAATCCGACGATCTGGCGCTGCACCACGCCCTCACGACCGTCCCGCAGATGGTCGTCGAGATCGAGCGGGTCGTGGCGACGATGGAGGACCGGGTGATGCCGTACTTCTGGGTCAGCGGCGGCGACCACGCGGCGTTCGAGGCGGCGTTTCAGGACGACGATTCGACGACGGCCGTCGCGTTGATCGACGAGGTCGACGACGCCAGACTGTACCGCGCCGAGTGGACGCGGAACGTCGAAACGATCGTCTACGCCTACGTCGAACTCGGCGCGACGATCCTGCAGGCGGTCGGGCGGGACGAAAACTGGGAGCTCCGGATGCGATTCGACGACCGGGACAGCCTCGCCAAGTTCCAGCACTACTGCGAGGACAACGGAATCGCGTTCGACCTCAACCGCATCAAAGAACAGGAACAGCCGATGGCCAGCGCCCAGTACGATCTCACGACGAAGCAACGCGAGACGCTGGTCGCGGCGCTCGAGGGAGGCTACTACGAAATCCCGCAGGAGATCACGATGAACGAGTTGGCCGACCAACTGGGAATCTCCCAGCAGGCGCTCTCGAAGCGGTTTCACGCCGCCCATCGAAACCTCATCACGTCCACGTTAACGTTCACCCATCCGGACGACGAGTGA